A portion of the Rhodococcus pseudokoreensis genome contains these proteins:
- a CDS encoding metal-dependent transcriptional regulator, translating into MAVNKNDQSVTEDSTSETGALSAVAQDYLKVIWTVQEWSQERVSTKLLSEKIGVSASTVSEAIRKLSDQGLVDHARYGSIALTEAGRVAAVGMVRRHRLIETYLVHELGYGWDEVHDEAEVLEHAVSDLMISRMDAKLGHPERDPHGDPIPAVDGSVPTPPARQLSDFVNGESGRIARISDSDPAMLRYFDSVGVALDVTVTVLERRDFAGTVSVRIGVQEDTVELGNPAAQAIWLV; encoded by the coding sequence GTGGCCGTGAACAAGAATGACCAGAGCGTGACCGAGGACTCGACCTCCGAGACCGGGGCGCTCTCGGCAGTGGCGCAGGATTACCTGAAGGTCATCTGGACCGTTCAGGAGTGGTCGCAGGAGCGGGTGTCGACGAAACTGCTCTCCGAGAAGATCGGGGTGTCGGCGTCCACCGTGTCGGAGGCCATCCGGAAACTGTCCGACCAGGGCCTCGTCGATCACGCCCGCTACGGGTCGATCGCCCTGACCGAGGCGGGGCGCGTCGCCGCCGTCGGGATGGTCCGCAGGCACCGCCTCATCGAGACGTACCTGGTGCACGAACTGGGGTACGGCTGGGACGAGGTGCACGACGAGGCGGAGGTGCTCGAGCACGCCGTCTCGGATTTGATGATCTCCCGGATGGACGCCAAGCTCGGTCATCCCGAACGTGATCCGCACGGCGATCCGATTCCCGCGGTCGACGGGTCGGTGCCCACTCCCCCGGCACGGCAGCTCAGCGACTTCGTCAACGGCGAGAGCGGCCGCATCGCCCGCATCTCGGACTCCGACCCGGCCATGCTGCGGTACTTCGACTCGGTGGGTGTGGCACTGGACGTCACGGTGACGGTGCTGGAGCGACGCGACTTCGCCGGCACCGTGTCGGTCCGGATCGGCGTCCAGGAGGACACCGTCGAACTCGGAAACCCCGCAGCCCAGGCCATCTGGCTGGTGTGA
- a CDS encoding bifunctional riboflavin kinase/FAD synthetase → MLRWRGLDEVPADWGRCVLTIGVFDGVHRGHAQLISRAVAAARTRGIPSVLMTFDPHPMEVVRPGSHPAQLTTLARRAELAEELGIDVFCVMPFTAEFMKLTPERYAHEILVERLHVADVVVGENFTFGKKAAGNVDLLRQIGDRFGFAVDGVTLLAEHAVTFSSTYIRSCVDAGDMAAATEALGRPHRVEGVVVHGDGRGRQLGYPTANVAPPMYAAIPADGVYAAWFTVLGHGVDLGTVTSGERYMAAVSVGTNPTFSGRTRTVEAFVLDREADLYGQHVAVDLVERLRGMEKFDSVDDLIVAMGKDAERARAILAASEDAR, encoded by the coding sequence GTGCTGAGATGGCGTGGTCTCGACGAGGTTCCTGCCGATTGGGGTCGTTGTGTTCTCACGATCGGCGTATTCGATGGCGTGCACCGAGGTCACGCCCAACTGATCAGTCGAGCGGTGGCGGCTGCCCGCACGCGTGGAATACCCAGCGTGCTCATGACTTTCGATCCTCATCCGATGGAAGTGGTTCGTCCGGGCAGTCATCCCGCCCAGCTCACGACGCTCGCCCGCAGGGCGGAGTTGGCGGAGGAGCTGGGCATCGACGTGTTCTGCGTCATGCCGTTCACCGCCGAATTCATGAAGCTGACCCCGGAGCGGTACGCCCACGAGATCCTCGTGGAGCGCCTGCACGTGGCGGATGTCGTCGTCGGTGAGAACTTCACGTTCGGCAAGAAGGCCGCCGGCAACGTCGACCTGCTGCGGCAGATCGGTGACCGGTTCGGGTTCGCGGTCGACGGTGTGACGTTGCTCGCGGAGCACGCGGTCACGTTCTCGTCCACCTATATCCGTTCCTGCGTGGACGCCGGCGACATGGCCGCCGCGACGGAGGCCCTCGGCCGCCCGCACCGCGTCGAGGGCGTCGTCGTCCACGGCGACGGTCGTGGACGGCAGCTCGGCTACCCGACCGCGAACGTCGCGCCGCCGATGTACGCCGCGATTCCCGCGGACGGCGTGTACGCCGCCTGGTTCACCGTGCTCGGGCACGGAGTCGACCTGGGCACCGTCACCTCCGGCGAGCGGTACATGGCCGCCGTGTCGGTGGGAACCAATCCGACGTTCTCCGGGCGGACGCGCACCGTGGAGGCCTTCGTCCTCGACCGGGAAGCCGACCTGTACGGCCAGCACGTGGCCGTCGACCTCGTCGAACGTCTCCGGGGGATGGAGAAGTTCGATTCCGTCGACGACCTCATCGTCGCGATGGGCAAGGACGCCGAGCGTGCCCGCGCGATCCTGGCGGCGTCGGAGGACGCGCGGTAA
- the truB gene encoding tRNA pseudouridine(55) synthase TruB has protein sequence MSAREKPSSGLVGAGLLIVDKDAGVTSHDVVARCRKLLGTRKVGHAGTLDPMATGVLVLGIERATKLLGLLALTTKAYTATIRLGQATTTDDAEGDVVASADASGVRDEEIAAQVRTLTGDIQQIPSSVSAIKVDGRRAHALIRAGEEFELAPRSVTVSRFEVIARRTEGTFVDLDVEVECSSGTYVRALARDLGIALIGVGGHLTSLRRTRVGPFTLEHARTLEQLAEEPGVSLDIDAAAQTAFPHRQIDADEAEAISQGRWLEPIGIKGVYAAIDPSGHTIALLQERGKRASSVMVVRPATLR, from the coding sequence GTGTCTGCACGTGAAAAGCCCTCTTCCGGTCTCGTCGGCGCCGGACTGCTCATCGTCGACAAGGACGCAGGCGTCACCAGCCACGACGTGGTGGCCCGGTGCCGCAAGCTGCTCGGCACCCGGAAGGTCGGCCACGCGGGCACTCTGGATCCGATGGCTACCGGGGTGCTGGTGCTCGGTATCGAGCGGGCGACGAAGCTACTGGGGCTTCTCGCGCTGACCACCAAGGCGTACACGGCCACGATCCGGTTGGGGCAGGCCACCACGACCGACGACGCCGAGGGTGACGTCGTCGCGTCGGCCGATGCGTCCGGCGTGAGGGATGAGGAGATCGCGGCGCAGGTGCGCACCCTCACCGGAGACATCCAGCAGATCCCGTCGAGCGTCAGCGCCATCAAGGTGGACGGCCGGCGGGCGCACGCGCTGATCCGGGCGGGAGAGGAGTTCGAACTCGCTCCCCGGTCGGTGACGGTGTCCCGGTTCGAGGTGATCGCCAGGCGCACCGAGGGCACGTTCGTCGACCTCGACGTCGAGGTGGAATGTTCGTCCGGAACCTATGTGCGGGCGCTCGCACGTGATCTGGGGATCGCGTTGATCGGCGTCGGCGGGCATCTCACGTCGCTGCGACGGACCCGGGTGGGTCCGTTCACCCTCGAGCACGCGCGCACGCTGGAACAGCTGGCCGAGGAGCCGGGTGTCAGTCTCGACATCGACGCCGCCGCGCAGACCGCGTTCCCGCACCGGCAGATCGACGCGGACGAGGCCGAAGCGATCAGTCAGGGCCGCTGGCTCGAACCGATCGGCATCAAGGGTGTCTACGCCGCGATCGATCCGAGTGGACACACGATCGCGCTGCTCCAGGAGCGGGGAAAGCGGGCGAGTTCGGTGATGGTCGTCCGTCCCGCGACCCTGAGGTAG
- a CDS encoding polyribonucleotide nucleotidyltransferase — MTENSAVEVDEGVFESTAVIDNGSFGTRTIRFETGRLAQQAAGAVVAYLDDETMLLSATSASKHPKEHFDFFPLTVDVEERMYAAGRIPGSFFRREGRPSTDAILTCRLIDRPLRPSFVDGLRNEIQVVVTVMSLNPQDLYDVVAINAASASTQIAGLPFSGPVGGVRVALITSDGNKAGQWVAFPTVDQLENAVFDMVVAGRIVSGSGDDADVAIMMVEAEATDNVISLIDGGAQAPTETIVAEGLEAAKPFIARLCTAQQQLAEKASKPTGDFPVFPAYQDDVFAAVEAAAAEKLSAALTIAGKQERDDKTDEVKVEVLEQVAPNFEGREKELGAAFRSLTKKLVRQRILRDQFRIDGRGITDIRSLSAEVAIVPRAHGSALFERGETQILGVTTLDMVKMAQQVDSLGPETSKRYMHHYNFPPYSTGETGRVGSPKRREIGHGALAERALMPVLPSVEEFPYAIRQVSEALSSNGSTSMGSVCASTLALLNAGVPLKAPVAGIAMGLVSDQVDGETRYVALTDILGAEDAFGDMDFKVAGTKDFVTALQLDTKLDGIPSKVLAGALSQAKDARATILEVMAEAIDTPDEMSPFAPRVTAIKVPVDKIGEVIGPKGKMINSITEQTGANISIEDDGTVFVGATDGPSAQAAIDMINAIANPQLPKVGERFLGTVVKTTAFGAFVSLLPGRDGLVHISKLGSGKRIAKVEDVVSVGSKLRVEIADIDNRGKISLIPVEEDGAAAPAEQSEEAAAEK; from the coding sequence ATGACAGAGAATTCCGCAGTAGAGGTCGATGAGGGCGTGTTCGAATCCACCGCCGTGATCGACAACGGGTCCTTCGGAACCCGCACCATTCGTTTCGAGACCGGTCGCCTCGCGCAGCAGGCCGCCGGCGCCGTCGTCGCCTACCTGGACGACGAGACGATGCTGCTGTCCGCGACGAGCGCCAGCAAGCACCCCAAGGAGCACTTCGACTTCTTCCCGCTGACGGTGGACGTCGAGGAGCGCATGTACGCCGCGGGCCGCATCCCCGGCTCGTTCTTCCGTCGTGAGGGCCGCCCCTCCACGGACGCGATCCTGACCTGCCGCCTGATCGACCGGCCGCTGCGCCCGTCGTTCGTCGACGGTCTGCGCAACGAGATCCAGGTCGTCGTCACGGTGATGAGCCTGAACCCGCAGGACCTGTACGACGTAGTCGCGATCAACGCGGCGTCCGCCTCCACCCAGATCGCCGGACTGCCGTTCTCCGGCCCCGTCGGTGGCGTACGCGTCGCACTCATCACGTCGGACGGGAACAAGGCCGGCCAGTGGGTTGCCTTCCCCACCGTCGACCAGCTCGAGAACGCCGTCTTCGACATGGTCGTCGCCGGCCGCATCGTCTCCGGCAGCGGTGACGACGCCGACGTCGCGATCATGATGGTCGAGGCCGAGGCCACCGACAACGTGATCTCCCTGATCGACGGCGGTGCACAGGCTCCCACCGAGACGATCGTCGCCGAGGGCCTCGAGGCCGCGAAGCCGTTCATCGCTCGCCTGTGCACCGCGCAGCAGCAGCTCGCGGAGAAGGCGTCCAAGCCCACCGGTGACTTCCCCGTCTTCCCGGCGTACCAGGACGACGTGTTCGCCGCCGTCGAGGCCGCCGCAGCGGAGAAGCTCAGCGCGGCACTGACCATCGCGGGCAAGCAGGAGCGCGACGACAAGACCGACGAGGTCAAGGTCGAGGTCCTCGAGCAGGTCGCCCCGAACTTCGAGGGACGCGAGAAGGAACTCGGCGCGGCATTCCGCTCGCTGACGAAGAAGCTGGTCCGTCAGCGCATCCTGCGCGACCAGTTCCGCATCGACGGCCGCGGCATCACGGACATCCGTTCGCTGTCGGCCGAGGTCGCCATCGTTCCGCGTGCACACGGCTCCGCTCTGTTCGAGCGCGGCGAGACCCAGATCCTTGGTGTTACCACCCTCGACATGGTGAAGATGGCGCAGCAGGTCGATTCGCTCGGACCCGAGACGTCCAAGCGGTACATGCACCACTACAACTTCCCGCCGTACTCCACCGGTGAGACGGGACGCGTCGGTTCGCCGAAGCGCCGCGAGATCGGTCACGGCGCGCTGGCGGAGCGGGCACTCATGCCCGTGCTGCCCAGCGTCGAGGAGTTCCCGTACGCCATCCGTCAGGTCTCGGAGGCCCTCAGCTCCAACGGCTCCACCTCGATGGGCTCGGTGTGCGCGTCGACGCTCGCACTGCTCAACGCCGGTGTGCCGTTGAAGGCTCCGGTCGCCGGTATCGCCATGGGCCTCGTCTCCGACCAGGTCGACGGTGAGACCCGGTACGTCGCGCTCACCGACATCCTCGGTGCGGAGGACGCGTTCGGCGACATGGACTTCAAGGTCGCGGGCACGAAGGACTTCGTCACGGCTCTGCAGCTCGACACGAAGCTCGACGGCATCCCGTCCAAGGTCCTCGCCGGCGCGCTGTCGCAGGCCAAGGACGCGCGGGCGACGATCCTCGAGGTCATGGCCGAGGCCATCGACACCCCCGACGAGATGAGCCCGTTCGCCCCGCGCGTCACGGCCATCAAGGTCCCCGTCGACAAGATCGGTGAGGTCATCGGCCCCAAGGGCAAGATGATCAACTCCATCACCGAGCAGACCGGCGCCAACATCTCCATCGAAGATGACGGCACCGTGTTCGTCGGTGCGACGGACGGCCCGTCCGCGCAGGCCGCGATCGACATGATCAACGCCATCGCCAACCCGCAGCTGCCGAAGGTCGGCGAGCGCTTCCTGGGTACGGTCGTCAAGACCACCGCCTTCGGTGCGTTCGTGTCGCTCCTCCCCGGCCGCGACGGGCTGGTGCACATCTCGAAGCTGGGCAGCGGCAAGCGCATCGCCAAGGTCGAGGACGTCGTGAGCGTCGGCTCGAAGTTGCGTGTCGAGATCGCCGACATCGACAACCGCGGCAAGATCTCGCTGATCCCCGTCGAGGAAGACGGTGCTGCGGCTCCGGCCGAGCAGAGCGAAGAGGCGGCTGCCGAGAAGTAA
- a CDS encoding alpha/beta fold hydrolase yields the protein MTMARSPVSCDPEICLAQYLPRDVTRSALGHRRVTMNLDITDHGTWTVRVDEGTVTYRRGGVAHPTSTVRTDAATLGDLLAGRISVADAFLSGALEIRGSMTTVLAIGGTFAPDVELPTRARARETSAYGVRTAYLEAGDPDKRPVVLLHGLGANNSSMLPVLADLASDHRVICPDLPGFGSSAAPAWRYTPEQLHRWLRAFLDAIDARGAALVGHSLGGRVALELALRDPDAVTGLVLVCPAMAFRRRRRLTSLARVLPLDVARLPLAVPPRLLHAGARAGLRALLADPGVVPRHWYEAAADEWELSLRHASRRRALWSALLGLYLDEPFGETGLWDRIAGLEVPALFLWGDRDTLVPARFARHVTSAVPAARSVTLQTCGHVPQFEQPEITLRLIREQLATTARESTRSNPARIA from the coding sequence ATGACCATGGCACGCTCACCCGTGAGCTGTGATCCGGAAATTTGTCTCGCCCAGTATCTGCCACGCGATGTCACCCGCAGCGCGCTCGGCCACCGGCGGGTCACGATGAACCTCGACATCACCGACCACGGCACATGGACCGTCCGCGTCGACGAAGGCACCGTCACGTACCGCCGCGGCGGGGTTGCGCACCCGACGAGCACCGTCCGCACCGACGCGGCCACTCTCGGCGACCTGCTCGCCGGCCGCATCAGCGTGGCCGACGCTTTCCTGTCCGGAGCACTCGAGATCCGCGGGAGCATGACGACGGTCCTCGCGATCGGCGGTACCTTCGCGCCCGACGTCGAGTTGCCGACCCGGGCACGTGCCCGCGAGACCAGCGCCTACGGGGTGCGCACGGCATATCTCGAGGCGGGTGACCCGGACAAACGGCCGGTGGTGCTGCTGCACGGTCTCGGCGCCAACAACTCCTCCATGCTGCCGGTGCTGGCCGACCTGGCATCCGACCATCGGGTGATCTGCCCCGATCTTCCCGGGTTCGGATCCTCGGCGGCCCCGGCCTGGCGTTACACCCCCGAACAGTTGCATCGCTGGTTACGGGCCTTCCTCGATGCGATCGACGCCCGCGGTGCCGCTCTGGTCGGACATTCTCTCGGCGGCCGCGTCGCTCTCGAACTCGCGCTGCGCGACCCGGACGCTGTGACCGGGTTGGTGCTGGTGTGCCCCGCGATGGCCTTCCGTCGACGGCGCCGACTGACCTCACTGGCCCGGGTGCTTCCGCTGGATGTGGCGCGACTTCCCCTCGCCGTGCCGCCGCGACTGCTCCACGCGGGGGCCCGTGCCGGGCTACGGGCTCTGCTGGCGGATCCGGGCGTGGTGCCGCGGCACTGGTACGAGGCCGCAGCCGACGAATGGGAGCTGTCGTTGCGGCATGCCTCGCGCCGCCGGGCGCTGTGGTCGGCGCTGCTCGGCCTGTATCTCGACGAACCGTTCGGGGAGACAGGCCTCTGGGACCGGATCGCGGGCCTCGAGGTGCCCGCGCTGTTCCTGTGGGGCGACCGCGACACACTCGTTCCGGCCCGATTCGCCCGCCATGTCACGAGCGCCGTTCCCGCCGCCAGGTCGGTGACGCTGCAAACCTGCGGGCACGTACCCCAGTTCGAGCAGCCCGAAATCACGCTCCGCCTGATCCGCGAGCAGCTCGCCACCACAGCACGTGAGTCGACCCGCTCGAACCCCGCGCGCATCGCTTGA
- a CDS encoding metallophosphoesterase family protein, producing the protein MAPKLMAVSDTHVGHRGNRPITEDIYPDSPEDWLIVAGDVSEKTDDIRWALKLLRSRFAQVIWVPGNHELWTTAKDPVQIHGAARYDYLVTMCREIGVITPEDPFPVWEADDGPVTLVPMFLLYDYTFLPDGATTKEEGLAIAREKNVVATDEFLLSSEPYGTRDAWCRNRVETTKARLDALPAGTRTVLINHFPLVRQPTQVLWYPEFSLWCGTELTADWHTRYNAVCAVYGHLHIPRTTYYDGVRFEEVSLGYPREWQRRGLPDNLLRQILPVPEYPPGTLNKWGGHFKVTPEQEAEVEKMRARGAL; encoded by the coding sequence GTGGCACCCAAACTGATGGCGGTGAGCGACACCCATGTGGGGCACCGGGGAAACCGCCCGATCACCGAGGACATCTACCCGGACTCGCCCGAGGACTGGCTGATCGTCGCCGGGGACGTCTCGGAGAAGACCGACGACATCCGGTGGGCGCTGAAACTCCTGCGCAGTCGCTTCGCGCAGGTCATCTGGGTTCCCGGCAACCACGAACTGTGGACGACGGCGAAGGACCCGGTGCAGATCCACGGCGCCGCCCGCTACGACTACCTGGTCACCATGTGCCGCGAGATCGGGGTCATCACCCCCGAGGACCCGTTCCCGGTGTGGGAGGCGGACGACGGCCCGGTGACGCTGGTCCCGATGTTCCTGCTGTACGACTACACGTTCCTGCCCGACGGCGCCACCACCAAGGAGGAAGGCCTCGCGATCGCGCGGGAGAAAAACGTGGTGGCCACGGACGAATTCCTGCTGTCGAGCGAACCGTACGGAACCCGGGACGCGTGGTGCCGCAACCGCGTCGAGACGACGAAGGCCCGGCTGGACGCCCTGCCTGCCGGCACCCGGACCGTTCTGATCAACCACTTCCCGTTGGTGCGTCAGCCGACGCAGGTGCTGTGGTACCCGGAGTTCTCCCTGTGGTGCGGCACCGAACTGACCGCGGACTGGCACACGCGGTACAACGCCGTCTGCGCCGTCTACGGGCATCTGCACATTCCACGCACCACCTACTACGACGGGGTGCGGTTCGAGGAGGTGTCGCTCGGCTATCCGCGGGAGTGGCAGCGGCGGGGACTCCCCGACAATCTGCTGCGGCAGATCCTCCCGGTGCCGGAATATCCGCCGGGAACGTTGAACAAGTGGGGTGGCCACTTCAAGGTCACTCCCGAACAGGAAGCCGAAGTGGAGAAGATGCGGGCGAGGGGGGCCCTGTGA
- a CDS encoding MATE family efflux transporter: MAEVSEVTGDATARTVFGLALPALGVLAAEPIYLLFDIAVVGRLGALALAGLAVGGLILAQVSTQLTFLSYGTTARASRMHGAGDERGAVREGVQATWLALGIGAVVIALVHLFGRPVTSAIAGGSDIAAAAGSWLRIAVFGAPLILVAMAGNGWMRGVQNTVRPLRFVSAGLAVSAVACPVLVHGLWGAPRLELEGSAVANVIGQAVSASLFVGALVVERVPLRPRWHVMRAQMVLGRDLILRSLAFQACFLSAAAVASRFGAAAVAAHQVVLQLWNLVALTLDSLAIAAQALVGAALGAGHAAGATRLSWRITRWSTIFATGLALIFALGHGVIPELFTSDRAVLDEMAVAWWFFVAIMPVAGVVFALDGVLLGAGDVAFLRNATLACALAGFLPLIWLSMLNDWGLAGIWTGLTVFLILRMLAVVWRVGTGRWAVVGADLQARHGSDSDPAAEHDRKGG; this comes from the coding sequence TTGGCTGAGGTTTCGGAAGTCACGGGCGACGCGACCGCCCGGACGGTGTTCGGGCTGGCGTTGCCCGCGCTCGGCGTGCTCGCGGCCGAACCGATCTATCTGCTCTTCGACATCGCCGTCGTCGGCCGGCTGGGTGCGCTTGCGCTCGCGGGTCTTGCCGTCGGCGGTCTCATCCTCGCCCAGGTCAGCACCCAGCTGACATTCCTGTCCTACGGCACGACGGCGCGCGCGTCGCGCATGCACGGCGCAGGCGACGAGCGCGGCGCGGTCCGGGAGGGTGTGCAGGCCACGTGGCTGGCACTGGGCATCGGCGCGGTGGTGATCGCACTGGTCCACCTGTTCGGGCGGCCGGTCACGTCGGCGATCGCCGGCGGCTCCGACATCGCCGCGGCCGCCGGGAGCTGGTTGCGGATCGCGGTGTTCGGCGCCCCGCTGATCCTCGTCGCGATGGCAGGCAACGGCTGGATGCGCGGTGTGCAGAACACGGTGCGGCCCCTGCGTTTCGTGAGCGCCGGTCTCGCCGTATCGGCCGTGGCCTGCCCGGTGCTGGTGCACGGATTGTGGGGCGCGCCGCGGCTGGAACTCGAGGGTTCGGCGGTCGCGAACGTGATCGGGCAGGCCGTGTCCGCGAGCCTGTTCGTCGGGGCGCTGGTGGTGGAGCGAGTGCCGTTGCGGCCGCGGTGGCACGTCATGCGCGCCCAGATGGTTCTCGGCCGCGACCTGATCCTGCGGAGCCTGGCGTTCCAGGCGTGCTTCCTGTCCGCCGCGGCCGTCGCGTCCCGGTTCGGCGCCGCCGCGGTCGCCGCCCACCAGGTGGTGCTTCAGCTGTGGAACCTCGTGGCCCTCACCCTCGACTCCCTGGCGATCGCCGCGCAGGCGCTCGTCGGCGCCGCGCTGGGCGCCGGGCACGCCGCCGGCGCCACGCGACTGTCGTGGCGCATCACCCGATGGTCCACGATCTTCGCGACCGGACTCGCCCTGATCTTCGCGCTCGGCCACGGCGTGATCCCCGAACTCTTCACCTCCGACCGGGCCGTGCTCGACGAGATGGCGGTCGCCTGGTGGTTCTTCGTCGCGATCATGCCGGTTGCCGGTGTCGTGTTCGCGCTCGACGGCGTGCTGCTCGGGGCCGGCGACGTCGCCTTCCTGCGGAATGCCACGCTGGCCTGCGCGCTGGCCGGATTCCTGCCACTGATCTGGCTGTCGATGCTGAACGACTGGGGCCTCGCGGGAATCTGGACGGGACTCACGGTGTTCTTAATTCTTCGGATGCTTGCGGTCGTGTGGCGGGTCGGAACGGGCCGCTGGGCAGTGGTCGGGGCCGACCTGCAGGCACGGCACGGATCGGACAGCGATCCGGCGGCGGAGCACGATCGGAAAGGTGGTTGA
- the npt gene encoding 4'-phosphopantetheinyl transferase Npt: MIERILPAGVVSSELFEDPAGLRPHPQEEALIGRAVEKRRREFTTARHCARLAMTKLGVDQAPVLRGDKGSPVWPRGVVGSLTHCDGYRGAALGYAMQVRSVGIDAEPHDALPDGVLDAVSLPAERDWLSGAADSGQWLSATGGPVHRDRLLFCAKEATYKAWFPLTARWLGFEDAHITFEASGDGTGTFHSDLLISGETVDGPPLASFDGRWMVSDGLIITAIAVH; the protein is encoded by the coding sequence GTGATCGAGAGAATTCTGCCTGCCGGGGTGGTGTCCTCGGAACTGTTCGAGGATCCGGCGGGGCTGCGTCCGCACCCGCAGGAGGAGGCGCTGATCGGGCGGGCGGTGGAGAAGCGGCGACGCGAATTCACCACCGCACGTCACTGCGCCCGCCTGGCGATGACGAAGCTGGGTGTGGACCAGGCCCCTGTTCTGCGGGGCGACAAGGGTTCCCCCGTGTGGCCGCGCGGTGTGGTGGGGAGCCTCACCCACTGCGACGGTTACCGCGGCGCGGCGCTCGGCTACGCGATGCAGGTGCGGTCCGTCGGCATCGACGCCGAACCGCACGACGCGCTGCCCGACGGGGTGCTGGACGCGGTGAGCCTGCCCGCCGAACGCGACTGGCTGTCGGGTGCGGCGGACTCCGGGCAGTGGCTCTCGGCCACCGGTGGTCCGGTGCACCGGGACAGGCTGCTGTTCTGCGCCAAGGAAGCCACGTACAAGGCGTGGTTCCCGCTCACCGCCCGGTGGCTCGGGTTCGAGGACGCGCACATCACGTTCGAGGCGTCCGGCGACGGCACCGGCACGTTCCATTCGGATCTCCTCATCTCCGGGGAGACCGTCGACGGACCACCGCTGGCGTCGTTCGACGGACGGTGGATGGTGTCCGACGGCCTCATCATCACCGCCATTGCGGTGCACTGA
- a CDS encoding protein-tyrosine phosphatase family protein, producing MIDTWDADAPGILRLPSGRLVRGRGLRRPLPDGPLPDFAVYLLGRTPPPVQWDSRWVRWPDFALPRDRRDTVDALGEVWRRAASERVEVACGGGRGRTGTALACIAVLDGVPARDAVAFVRQHYHRHAVETPWQRRYVGRFTTAS from the coding sequence ATGATCGACACCTGGGACGCCGACGCTCCCGGAATACTCCGCCTGCCGTCCGGGCGCCTCGTCCGCGGCCGGGGGCTGCGACGACCGCTCCCCGACGGTCCCCTGCCCGATTTCGCCGTGTACCTGCTGGGCCGCACACCGCCTCCGGTGCAATGGGACTCACGGTGGGTCCGGTGGCCCGATTTCGCGCTGCCCCGGGACCGCCGCGACACTGTGGATGCACTGGGCGAGGTGTGGCGCCGCGCCGCGTCGGAGCGCGTGGAGGTGGCGTGCGGGGGCGGCCGCGGCCGGACGGGCACCGCGCTCGCCTGCATCGCCGTCCTCGATGGGGTGCCTGCGCGGGACGCCGTCGCGTTCGTCCGGCAGCACTATCATCGGCACGCGGTCGAGACGCCCTGGCAGCGGCGGTATGTCGGACGGTTCACCACCGCATCCTGA
- the rpsO gene encoding 30S ribosomal protein S15 — MALTTEEKKQVLSEYGLHETDTGSPEAQVAMLTKRIVDLTEHLKMHKHDHHSRRGLLLLVGRRRRLLKYVQKVDIARYRSLIERLGLRR; from the coding sequence GTGGCATTGACCACCGAAGAAAAGAAGCAGGTTCTGAGCGAGTACGGCCTGCACGAGACCGACACCGGTTCGCCGGAGGCGCAGGTGGCCATGCTCACCAAGCGCATCGTCGATCTCACTGAACACCTCAAGATGCACAAGCACGACCACCACTCCCGCCGCGGCCTCTTGCTGCTGGTCGGACGCCGTCGTCGTCTGCTCAAGTACGTCCAGAAGGTCGACATCGCGCGTTACCGCTCGCTGATCGAGCGTCTCGGCCTGCGTCGCTGA